The proteins below are encoded in one region of Pelotomaculum schinkii:
- a CDS encoding Glu/Leu/Phe/Val family dehydrogenase, whose product MSQNASAWAMTLERLEKAAKIAELDPEVTALLREPQRIFVVSFPVRMDDGTTRLFKGYRVHHNHALGPIMGGTRFHGEETLDDVKALGLLMTLKNSLNGLSAGGGKGGVVVDPDSLSKTELERLCRAYIRAIAPMVGTWLDFPGADLGTDSQTQSWFLDELEQMNAMTHNPAAISGKDIILGGSQGRAAATGLGVMFSVREACRILGIQLKGLRIAIQGVGKVGGWAASLLYEKGAKIVAVSDVFGGVCAPGGINVPELLKFVEKTGKVEGFFGAKAINKNELLTVDCDVIIPAAVQNVINTKVASNIKAKVVAEGANGPTTPDGEEVLLSRGIFVVPDILANGGGTTVAYLEKVQNLYECYWSEKEVHAKYEEMFVQCFNEIYKICKEKGISMRMASYVKALKRIELAIKVRGWV is encoded by the coding sequence ATGTCACAAAATGCTTCAGCGTGGGCGATGACGCTTGAACGGTTGGAGAAAGCTGCAAAAATAGCTGAGTTGGATCCAGAAGTTACGGCTTTACTTAGAGAACCCCAGCGTATTTTTGTAGTAAGCTTCCCAGTTCGTATGGATGATGGCACGACAAGATTATTCAAAGGTTATCGAGTGCACCATAACCATGCTTTAGGGCCAATCATGGGAGGCACCAGGTTTCATGGTGAAGAAACGCTTGATGATGTAAAGGCCCTGGGTTTGCTAATGACCTTAAAAAATTCTCTTAATGGTTTGTCGGCGGGTGGCGGAAAAGGCGGCGTTGTGGTTGATCCTGATTCATTATCAAAAACAGAGTTGGAAAGGCTTTGCCGTGCTTATATCAGGGCTATTGCACCCATGGTTGGCACTTGGCTGGATTTTCCTGGAGCAGACCTGGGTACTGACTCCCAGACCCAGAGCTGGTTTCTTGACGAGTTGGAGCAAATGAATGCGATGACCCATAACCCCGCAGCCATAAGCGGTAAGGATATAATATTAGGCGGATCTCAGGGACGTGCTGCCGCTACAGGTTTGGGCGTTATGTTTTCCGTACGGGAAGCCTGTAGGATTTTGGGAATCCAATTAAAAGGCCTGCGTATTGCCATACAGGGAGTAGGTAAGGTTGGTGGTTGGGCGGCAAGTCTTCTTTATGAAAAGGGAGCTAAGATCGTTGCAGTAAGTGATGTTTTTGGCGGTGTTTGTGCCCCTGGCGGTATTAATGTTCCAGAACTGCTTAAATTTGTAGAGAAAACCGGAAAAGTTGAGGGTTTCTTTGGAGCAAAAGCAATAAACAAAAATGAGCTTCTTACCGTTGATTGTGACGTAATTATCCCTGCTGCAGTTCAGAACGTAATTAATACAAAAGTTGCTTCAAACATAAAAGCAAAAGTGGTAGCAGAAGGAGCCAATGGACCAACTACCCCCGATGGTGAAGAAGTTCTACTGTCCAGAGGTATTTTTGTGGTCCCCGATATACTTGCTAATGGTGGGGGAACAACTGTTGCGTACCTTGAAAAGGTGCAGAACTTATATGAATGCTACTGGAGCGAAAAAGAAGTTCATGCGAAGTATGAAGAGATGTTTGTCCAGTGTTTTAATGAAATCTATAAAATCTGCAAGGAAAAAGGTATAAGCATGAGGATGGCTTCTTACGTAAAAGCACTTAAACGTATAGAACTTGCAATTAAAGTCCGGGGATGGGTTTAA
- a CDS encoding DVU_1557 family redox protein produces the protein MKELEKSNMMCGKCNMFLEDGKIDLTYQKQFIPVKLLRCPKCGQVYISEELVKGKMFEVEKALEDK, from the coding sequence ATGAAAGAGCTTGAAAAAAGCAACATGATGTGCGGTAAATGCAATATGTTCTTGGAAGATGGCAAAATAGACTTAACTTATCAAAAGCAGTTTATACCCGTTAAATTACTAAGGTGTCCAAAATGCGGCCAGGTTTATATTTCGGAAGAACTGGTTAAAGGAAAAATGTTTGAAGTTGAAAAGGCTTTGGAGGATAAATGA
- a CDS encoding FAD-dependent oxidoreductase, which yields MIGGYSLARKKQQIAVIGGGLSGLSCAMELAGKGFNVTVFEKSGKLGGRLWDMDRDLLPEQVIKEDIRQIEENGVNIRLNSCIADLPDLNFDALYVATGICGNTFGLDMENGIIQYDPVSLASSHSGVFVGGSLLSKKLCSPIHSIAQGARAARSIERFVQNVSLTNGRENEETQHTRLYTNIKHEDRKPKVLPKEISSQYTEKEAIDEAGRCMQCECKECVKACDSLAHFGHYPKRHLRDICKTLTSLQGIRSKMIATRVINSCSLCGLCKELCPNDLDMGAICLESRRILVNNDTMPPAFYEFWLRDMLNANDEKICIFKNQPGTPTSKYLFFPGCQMGSSFPGYVEKTYKYLIECLDGGIGLAVACCGAPAEWSGRKELHQEHLKSFVNKWEEMGRPQVILACTTCQKMFSKYLPEVPVKSLWVIMEENKLPLNVKKGGSAPLHFMTLAQAGISRTFKKVNADY from the coding sequence ATGATAGGCGGGTATTCGCTTGCCAGGAAGAAGCAGCAAATTGCGGTTATAGGCGGGGGATTGAGCGGATTAAGCTGCGCAATGGAACTTGCCGGAAAAGGATTTAACGTGACAGTGTTTGAAAAGTCCGGTAAATTAGGCGGCAGGTTGTGGGATATGGACCGTGATTTATTGCCTGAACAGGTAATTAAAGAAGATATAAGACAAATCGAGGAGAACGGCGTCAATATAAGATTAAATAGCTGCATTGCGGACCTTCCCGACTTAAATTTTGATGCTTTGTATGTTGCGACCGGTATATGCGGTAATACCTTTGGACTCGACATGGAGAACGGAATAATTCAATATGATCCTGTTTCTCTGGCAAGCTCGCATAGCGGTGTTTTTGTTGGCGGAAGTCTTTTAAGCAAAAAGTTGTGCTCGCCTATACACTCCATTGCACAGGGTGCTCGCGCTGCAAGGTCTATAGAGCGCTTTGTGCAAAATGTTTCGTTAACAAACGGCAGGGAAAATGAGGAAACACAGCATACTCGTCTTTATACCAATATAAAGCATGAGGATCGTAAACCTAAAGTTTTACCGAAAGAAATAAGCAGCCAATATACAGAAAAAGAAGCAATTGACGAAGCAGGCAGGTGTATGCAATGCGAGTGCAAGGAATGTGTTAAAGCTTGCGATTCCCTTGCCCATTTTGGCCACTATCCCAAGCGGCATCTGCGCGATATCTGTAAGACTTTGACTTCCTTGCAGGGAATAAGAAGTAAAATGATTGCCACCCGCGTTATCAACTCATGCAGTTTGTGTGGCTTATGTAAGGAACTTTGTCCCAATGACCTGGATATGGGAGCAATATGCCTGGAATCCAGACGCATCCTGGTCAATAACGATACTATGCCGCCTGCGTTTTATGAATTCTGGCTTCGGGATATGTTAAATGCAAATGACGAGAAAATTTGCATTTTTAAAAATCAGCCTGGGACCCCGACAAGCAAGTACCTCTTTTTCCCGGGATGCCAGATGGGTTCGTCATTTCCCGGGTACGTAGAAAAAACATATAAATACCTGATAGAATGTCTTGACGGAGGAATTGGGCTGGCCGTAGCATGCTGCGGGGCCCCGGCGGAATGGTCCGGACGTAAGGAATTGCATCAAGAGCACCTGAAGTCGTTTGTGAATAAATGGGAAGAGATGGGAAGGCCTCAGGTGATTCTTGCCTGCACCACCTGCCAGAAAATGTTTAGCAAATATCTACCTGAGGTTCCGGTAAAATCACTCTGGGTTATTATGGAAGAAAACAAACTTCCACTTAATGTAAAAAAAGGGGGGAGCGCTCCGTTGCACTTTATGACCCTTGCTCAAGCAGGTATTTCCCGGACATTCAAGAAAGTGAACGCAGATTATTGA
- a CDS encoding molybdopterin cofactor-binding domain-containing protein translates to MAEVEVDTKTGKTKVLKMTLHGDFGTIGSRLAVDGQMYGGLAQGVGLALSEGFYDPAKHQDLISQGFPYIQDITDELEVEYTETYRPSGPFGSCGCAELPLTSPHVSIINAIYNATGVRIFDLPALPEKVLAGLKKLERKEKIESPKYFFGSDMKAEIEEFQKNPIVMPDTIA, encoded by the coding sequence ATGGCTGAAGTGGAAGTCGATACAAAGACAGGAAAAACAAAAGTACTGAAAATGACTTTACATGGTGACTTTGGCACTATCGGAAGCCGGTTGGCCGTAGACGGGCAAATGTATGGCGGGCTTGCACAGGGTGTCGGCTTGGCCCTTAGTGAGGGCTTTTATGATCCCGCGAAACATCAAGACTTGATTTCACAAGGATTCCCGTATATTCAGGATATTACTGATGAGCTGGAAGTGGAATACACCGAGACTTACAGGCCTTCCGGACCGTTCGGCTCTTGCGGATGCGCCGAATTGCCTTTGACTTCGCCGCACGTGTCAATAATAAATGCTATTTACAATGCAACAGGAGTACGTATTTTTGATCTGCCGGCTTTACCGGAAAAGGTACTTGCTGGTTTGAAGAAATTAGAAAGAAAAGAGAAGATAGAATCGCCGAAATATTTCTTTGGCAGTGATATGAAGGCAGAGATTGAGGAGTTCCAGAAGAACCCCATTGTTATGCCTGACACAATCGCGTAA